ATCGTTTTTGATATGGATAGCACTCTTATTGATGCTGAATGCATAGATGAGCTTGCACGTGCTGCCGGGGTTGAGGATTTTGTTTCAGACATTACCCGAAAAGCCATGAATGGGGAATTGAAATACAGTGAAGCCCTAATCGAGCGTGTCAAAACACTCAAGGGACTTGACATCGAACTTGCCCAAAAAGCAATGGATGAAATATCACTTATGCCCGGAGCAGAAGAGCTTCTGGAGCACATCAGAACCCATGGTTACACCACAGCTATGCTCTCAGGGGGCTTTAGCCTGAAATCAGAGCATGTAGGAAAACGGCTTAAAATTGATCATGTCTTCTCAAATATACTGGAAATAAAGGATGGCAAACTTACCGGAAACGTTAGCGGTCCTATGACAGGAGACAATTCAAAAGAAGTGGTTTTCGAAAAACTCGCCCTTGAACACGGAATCTCAACAGAGGATTGTGTTGTTGTTGGGGACGGAGCAAATGACATCTGCATATTCAAAAAAGCGGGATATTCAATAGCCTTCAATCCAAAACCCATACTATGCCAGTATGCCGATGTAGTTATAAAGCAAAAAAACATGAAGGCAATCATACCAGTGATCGATTCACTTCAGTGAATCACTTACGGAATCGTGCATTAGAAATGCATGGAACGCCAGCCAACGTTGCTGGACAGGGAGGAAAACCTGAGCATGATGAAAGAACTCAAGAACAAGAGGCAGGATTTAAGAAAGGAAGCAGACGAACACAAAGAGAAACGTAATGAGCTTAATACTCTTGCAAGTTCACTTGCCACAAAGCGCAATGATCTGAACAAGCAAACCAAAGAGCTCATCAATGAAGCACAGGAATTTAAGAAGCTTCGTGATGAGAACAATGGTAAAGTCCAGGAATACAAGGAGAAAAGGGACGAAACCAATGCAAGAGCTAATGAAGTTTTTGCAAAAGTAGACGAGCTCAGAAGTGCCAGTAATCTTACAGGCCCATCACTCAAGGAAATTCGCAGGGACATTGACAGGCTGGAATTTGCACAGCAGACTGAAGTCATGACCCCTTCAAAGGAAAAGGAAATCGTCAAGAAGATATCCGAACTCCAGAGCCAGTATGCGGAGAAGAAGAAACAGCTTGAAGGTAATGTAGAGCTGAAAGAGTTGCTTGAAGAAGCACAAGCCATCCGCGAAGAGGCATCCACATTCCACACTACACTTTCCGAATTCGCACAGAAGGCACAGGAATATCACGACAAGATGATAGCCACCTTCAAGGAAGCTGACAAAGTACGCGCAGATTCGGACGCTGCTCACAAAGAATTTGTCGAAATCCAGGAAAAGGCAGATGAAGAGCACAAGTCATTTATTGCGATCCAGAAAGAACTCAGGGACATTGAGAAAGAGGTTCGCAAGATCAAGAAGCAGGACACTGGTGTCAAGAGAGAAGCAGACATGGAAGAGGTTCGCAAAGATGCAGAAGACATCTTTGACAAGTTCAAGTCCGGTGAGAAACTTACCACCGAAAACCTCATGACACTTCAGAAATCAGGACTTCTCTGATCGTAGAAAATTGTTCCAGGGGTTTCCCTGGAATCTTTTTTTAATTCTATTTTCATTCAATTTTATTTAGGATATACTTATCCCTGAACTCATCATCCCGCATAAGGCATGAGCCTGCATTAAATTCCGGATTACTGCGAAGTTTTTTCCAGATATCACTGATATTCTCCTGATGGATATTGCCAACTATCATTGGCATACATGCACACGGATTTACATCACCCTGTGGAGTAATGTGTATCCATTTGCGTCCTGCAAAACAACCCAGTTTTCTCAGGACATGGGGAATCGGGAAGACACGAGGGCCTTCGCGCTGGTTGGCCCATTCTACAAAATCATCAAACCTTTTAAGATCCTGTTTTGACAGGACATCCTTTTCATGATCTATCCAGCGCCCTGTGGGAACAATCTCAAAGAATGATATTTCATGGACACCCATCTCAGTTGCAAGATTGTAGAAATCCTCAAGCTCATGGATATTGAGCGGAGACAATACTACATAGATATTCACCAGCAAACCGGCATCCAGTGAGTAGCGGATGGCATTCATTGCATCATTGAAGACCCCGGATCTGCCTCTCATAGAATCATGTCCCTTTTCATTTGCACTATCAAGGCTGACACTTAGCATGTCCAGACCGGCAGCTTTCAAAGATTGGGCTTTCTCAGGGGTAAAACCTACACCAGAGGTAAACATTCCGGTAATTGCTTTTTCCCGGTCAACATAGCTTATCAGCTCTTCAAGACCTTCGTAAAGAAGGGGCTCACCACCATCAAAGACAATGAATGTGGAACCCAAATCAAGGCATTGATCAATGGCACTCTTAATTGCATCCGGAGAGAGGCTTGCCTTGTTTTTCGTGTCGGGAAGCGCACAATGAAGACATTTATTGGGACAATCCTCAGTTATGGATATCGTTACCTGCTCAGGTACAAGTTTACCCCTCATTGATCCCATCTGGCTTTTCACAAGCCTGTCAAAAGCTTTGCTGGGTATGGGAGGCATCCATGTGGAGAATATCAGCTGGTTGTCCAGTATCTTTGCAAACTTTGAACCCTCAAATAAATCGAAAAAACTAGAAACTACTGGTTTCAGGGGTTTTGATGCGACGCCTGAAGTATGCATTCGGACATGGCCATCTTCAACTGTTGCATATACCTTAAAAAATGGATTTCTGTAAAAGTAATATTTCATGGCTTAAAATCACCTGTTCCTGAGGAGTGCCCTGAAATTCAGCATTGCAAGAGGATCATGTCTTAGCATATACATGGAAACCTGAACAGACTTATGCAATGGCGTTCCCGTAAGGAAGGACATATCCTTGCCTTCAAAGACCTGCATTACCCTGTCAATTTCACTGTCATCCATTTTTCTCAGGGTTTCAAGCCCGATTCTGCCAAGCCAGTGTTCTGTCCTGTAGGCTTTGTTCCATGCACGACGGTAAACGGATAATGTACGCGTTGAAAAATCACCTTTTTTCACTGCATCTGCAGCGACACTTCCACAGATATTGCCGGCATGCATGCTGTAGCCTATACCGGATTGCCCCGCAGTACCGCCTACAAGCATAAGACCGTCTGCAAGAATGTCCTTAGGGATTGTGATAATAGGATCTCCGCCGACAGAAGGTTCCAGAACTTCCAGATCTGAGATTCCCTTTAATTTCTTGAATTTATCAACCCACCTGTCAAAGAATGCAGAAACATCAGTACCATGTCTTCGGACATAGGTTCCCAGTGTTGCACGGTTTTCTCCACATGGAGAGTAAGTGCATTTCCAGCCAGGTGCAAGGCTGCCCAAGTAATATTCAAACAAATCGGGTTCCCCTATACCATCAGCTTCAATTACAGCTTCCTTTGCCCAGGCAATATCCTGAGGATAGCGTATTGGAGATAAGCCGCATAATGAAGCGAGATCAGATTTTATGCCATTGGAAACTACTACCAAAGGAGAACTATATACTCCTTCTGAAGTGCTTACAGCCATTTCCCCGTCTTTGCGGATAATATTGTGCGCTTCTACACCAGATATAATTTCGACTCCTGCATCAATGGTCTTCTGTGCATAAAAACGATCAAAAGCAGGCCTGTCAAGGAAATAGGCCGGACTTATGATTTCAACAGTGCCTCCAGAGGGAGCAAACAGTTTTGCACCACGCAATTCGCGGAGAACATAACTCTTGTCCACAACTTCTTCGGCACGATCAAACATCCCTTTGAAAAATGTATTTGCAGGGTGGCCTGGATTGCCTGGTGATTCCTTTTTATCCAGCAAAAGAACACGGCATCCGAGTGATGAGGCTTTCCTGGCAGTTGCAAGCCCCGCAGGAGAGCCACCGATTACAATGACATCAGCATCCATTTTAAATACCCTTACCAAAGGATTGAAACATATTCTGCAAAGCTAATAGACAATATCACATCAATTATCAGGGAACCGAACATGACTCCACGATACCTTGATCCCTGAAGGAAAAGCTGGCCACCTCTCTTAGGTGTTGGGTTGCGGATGAAATCAAATGACTGGTAAAGCATCCAGAGACCAGCTAAAATTGCCCCAAGGAAAAACAGGGGCCCAAGATGAGCTGTCCATCCAATGATTATTGAAGATGCAACTCCTGCAAACCAGCATAGTGTCACAAATTTTGATGTTGCAGGCACACCAAATGTTACAGGAAAGGTAGGTGCACCCCGTGCCCTGTCTCCCTCAACATCTCTGGCAACGCCTGAAAGGGTGAATCCCCAATCGGCTACACACATCATTATGAAGAAGAATATACCCGGTAATGGAAGGATTACCCCATCACTACCTTTGAGAATTCCAGCGGGATCAAATGCAAGCCAGATTCCAACCGGAACAAGACCGTATGCGATTCCCACAGGTACAAAACTCAGGAATGTCAGCCTTTTTGCGAACCTTGAATAGATGCTGATTGTGGTAACAGCAATAACCAGTACTACAAATGATTCCGGATTCAGGTAAAATGAAGCAACTGAGGCGATTAATGCTAAAAAACCGGCATAACCAAGCCCTTGTTTTTGGGAAAGGGTAGAAGAGGCGATTGGCCTGTCCGGGAGGTTTATCTGATCAATATCAATATCACAGCAGTCATTATAGACGTATGAGCTTGTGATAGCAGCATAGCCACCGATGACTGCAATTATGAAAGGAAAAAGAGCCGGGAGAGCACCCATAGCAATATAAGATGCAAGCAAAGCACTGGCTGCAGGAAGGGCCAGATCCATGTCAGAGATCTCTGGCCTGAGCAATTCGAGATACGGGTTCCTAGTTTTTGAGCCGGCAGTAGATACCAAATGTATCACCAGTGAGAGTATTTAATCTCCAGTATGTTATATTAGAGTTGTGAAGAGAAAGCATCTGAGCTTCCTCTGATGATTACTTCCACGTTTTCCGGAAGTTCGGTAAATCGGGGATGATTGGCCACTGATTCGTCGCATATAAAAGTAAACTGTGCATCAGCATTCCGTGACATCAGGTCTATAGTGTTAAGAAGTGCCTTGTCCATGGCTTCATAATCTATGCTTTCAGGAACTTCCGCATTGAAAGGGTAAACTTCGGAAAGTTCAATTGGGTAAGTTCCGATTGGTGGCTTGAAACGAAGATATTGATCATATTCCTCCGATTTTCTTATTGGGAATGCAGATATCAATACCTTGCCTTTAATTTCCAGACGTCCAAGCCTGTCTGAATAGCGCTTGATTTCCGGCCTCAAGCCAGATTCAGGACCTGTGTAGAAAAATGTTGATTTTGATGCGGGATCGAGAGTTTCAATCCAATCAACATGTGAATAGAGTCTCTTGAGTGCTTCCACCATTGAGGGATGACTTCTGCAACGCATGTCAACAAGCTCCAGCAGGTTTCCTTCCCTGATAGATTGCTTTATCAGGTTAATTTCCTGAAATGTTACGTAGAGGTTGTGTCTTGCAAGCAATTCCACCTTGTTCGGAGCTTTTTTAATTTCTTCTGCTGTATGTTCAAGACAAACCGGACAGCAGCATGGAAGATAGCTTAGATCCTCTATGTGGTAAGTTCCGGAAGTCGTGATGTACCTGCCATCCTTGGCATAAAGCGCATAAGCAGCAGAATCGAAAAGATCGCAACCCAACGCAACAGCCAGTGCAAACATCATGGGATGTCCTGCACCGAACAGATGCACGGGAACCACAGGAGAGAGACCTTTTTTGGAGGCTACTATGACATCAACAAGTTCTGCGTACCTGTAATTCTCCATTAGCGGAACAACCGCACCTATGGGGTAAACATCGAAATTATGAGGCGTGAGTTCTTCAGCGCTGTATTGCCTGAGATCATAATATGTTGAACCCTGAACCGGGCCTGCAAGAAGCATGCCTTCTTTTACCATTGAGCGAGCTTCTTTAAGTCTTTCAAGGGTTATTTCCAGCTCACTCTCTGCCTGATCCCTTGAAACATCTGGTGCAGTCGGAATATCAAGAGGAACACCGATGTCAGTTCCAATTTTTTGCTGGAAATCAATGATCTGTTCATTGGTCACTTCAACGTCACCATAAACAGACAACTGGAATGAGCCTGAATCGGTCATTATCGGACCGTTAAACCCAAGTAGTGCATGAAGACCGTCCTTAAGGGCAACTTCCCTGAGTTCATCTTTCCGGGAAATTATATAGGAATTGGTAATGAGAATCTGAGCGCCAAAACTGCGCATCTCGTGAGCCGGAATGGTCTGAATATTGGGATTGATGACTGGCATGACTGTTGGTGTTTCAACTACACCGTGTGGAGTTGTCAGTTTACCAATACGTCCTGCGGCGTCTTTGTGGAGAATCTCAAACACAGTTGGCATGATGGCAGTAGATGAGGATGATAGTATATATTTGTATTTACATCAGTGATGGATAGCGAAAACTACCTTGAGGAAAGGTAAAAAAGGAATAAGAAATAATAGGACAGTGGAGAATCAAAATGGAAATTCCACAGCCTCTTGAGTGTACAATTAAGGGTGAAGGTGACGTCAGGAAGCTGGCAGAAAAATTGCCTGATGAAAAGAGCATGGAAAAACAAAGCAGAGTACATCATGCACTTTCATCACCATTGAGAATTAAAATTTTACATCTCCTTACACTGAATCCTCTTTGTGTTTGCCTTATTAAGGAAATAGTGAAAGTGCCTGATTCAAAGCTTTCATACCATCTTTCTATCCTCAGCGATGCAGGCCTTATTGAAGGTAAGCGAGAAGGAAACTGGATAATCTATTACCCAACAGAAATGGGAAAGATTATTGTTGAAAAGACTGAGTGATGTTTCTAAACAAATAATCGCTTTTTTGTTTTAACTACTTGTATATCACGTTTAAAATGGATTACGTGAAGAGCTCCCAAAATTCTCCATTTCTCTTATAGATAAACTCTCCAGAAATGTAGAGATGGAACTCATTGTTAATAGATTAATCAGGAAAAAAATTGAGTAGGTAAAAGTAGAGTGAGCACAGCCGACGCCCGAATT
Above is a window of Methanohalophilus levihalophilus DNA encoding:
- the serB gene encoding phosphoserine phosphatase SerB, with translation MTYYLKSGFDDVSLNSDSRNEKPKLIVFDMDSTLIDAECIDELARAAGVEDFVSDITRKAMNGELKYSEALIERVKTLKGLDIELAQKAMDEISLMPGAEELLEHIRTHGYTTAMLSGGFSLKSEHVGKRLKIDHVFSNILEIKDGKLTGNVSGPMTGDNSKEVVFEKLALEHGISTEDCVVVGDGANDICIFKKAGYSIAFNPKPILCQYADVVIKQKNMKAIIPVIDSLQ
- a CDS encoding coiled-coil protein; the encoded protein is MMKELKNKRQDLRKEADEHKEKRNELNTLASSLATKRNDLNKQTKELINEAQEFKKLRDENNGKVQEYKEKRDETNARANEVFAKVDELRSASNLTGPSLKEIRRDIDRLEFAQQTEVMTPSKEKEIVKKISELQSQYAEKKKQLEGNVELKELLEEAQAIREEASTFHTTLSEFAQKAQEYHDKMIATFKEADKVRADSDAAHKEFVEIQEKADEEHKSFIAIQKELRDIEKEVRKIKKQDTGVKREADMEEVRKDAEDIFDKFKSGEKLTTENLMTLQKSGLL
- the tgtA gene encoding tRNA guanosine(15) transglycosylase TgtA yields the protein MPTVFEILHKDAAGRIGKLTTPHGVVETPTVMPVINPNIQTIPAHEMRSFGAQILITNSYIISRKDELREVALKDGLHALLGFNGPIMTDSGSFQLSVYGDVEVTNEQIIDFQQKIGTDIGVPLDIPTAPDVSRDQAESELEITLERLKEARSMVKEGMLLAGPVQGSTYYDLRQYSAEELTPHNFDVYPIGAVVPLMENYRYAELVDVIVASKKGLSPVVPVHLFGAGHPMMFALAVALGCDLFDSAAYALYAKDGRYITTSGTYHIEDLSYLPCCCPVCLEHTAEEIKKAPNKVELLARHNLYVTFQEINLIKQSIREGNLLELVDMRCRSHPSMVEALKRLYSHVDWIETLDPASKSTFFYTGPESGLRPEIKRYSDRLGRLEIKGKVLISAFPIRKSEEYDQYLRFKPPIGTYPIELSEVYPFNAEVPESIDYEAMDKALLNTIDLMSRNADAQFTFICDESVANHPRFTELPENVEVIIRGSSDAFSSQL
- a CDS encoding radical SAM/SPASM domain-containing protein, translating into MKYYFYRNPFFKVYATVEDGHVRMHTSGVASKPLKPVVSSFFDLFEGSKFAKILDNQLIFSTWMPPIPSKAFDRLVKSQMGSMRGKLVPEQVTISITEDCPNKCLHCALPDTKNKASLSPDAIKSAIDQCLDLGSTFIVFDGGEPLLYEGLEELISYVDREKAITGMFTSGVGFTPEKAQSLKAAGLDMLSVSLDSANEKGHDSMRGRSGVFNDAMNAIRYSLDAGLLVNIYVVLSPLNIHELEDFYNLATEMGVHEISFFEIVPTGRWIDHEKDVLSKQDLKRFDDFVEWANQREGPRVFPIPHVLRKLGCFAGRKWIHITPQGDVNPCACMPMIVGNIHQENISDIWKKLRSNPEFNAGSCLMRDDEFRDKYILNKIE
- a CDS encoding NAD(P)/FAD-dependent oxidoreductase is translated as MDADVIVIGGSPAGLATARKASSLGCRVLLLDKKESPGNPGHPANTFFKGMFDRAEEVVDKSYVLRELRGAKLFAPSGGTVEIISPAYFLDRPAFDRFYAQKTIDAGVEIISGVEAHNIIRKDGEMAVSTSEGVYSSPLVVVSNGIKSDLASLCGLSPIRYPQDIAWAKEAVIEADGIGEPDLFEYYLGSLAPGWKCTYSPCGENRATLGTYVRRHGTDVSAFFDRWVDKFKKLKGISDLEVLEPSVGGDPIITIPKDILADGLMLVGGTAGQSGIGYSMHAGNICGSVAADAVKKGDFSTRTLSVYRRAWNKAYRTEHWLGRIGLETLRKMDDSEIDRVMQVFEGKDMSFLTGTPLHKSVQVSMYMLRHDPLAMLNFRALLRNR
- a CDS encoding ArsR/SmtB family transcription factor; this translates as MEIPQPLECTIKGEGDVRKLAEKLPDEKSMEKQSRVHHALSSPLRIKILHLLTLNPLCVCLIKEIVKVPDSKLSYHLSILSDAGLIEGKREGNWIIYYPTEMGKIIVEKTE
- a CDS encoding UbiA prenyltransferase family protein, yielding MVSTAGSKTRNPYLELLRPEISDMDLALPAASALLASYIAMGALPALFPFIIAVIGGYAAITSSYVYNDCCDIDIDQINLPDRPIASSTLSQKQGLGYAGFLALIASVASFYLNPESFVVLVIAVTTISIYSRFAKRLTFLSFVPVGIAYGLVPVGIWLAFDPAGILKGSDGVILPLPGIFFFIMMCVADWGFTLSGVARDVEGDRARGAPTFPVTFGVPATSKFVTLCWFAGVASSIIIGWTAHLGPLFFLGAILAGLWMLYQSFDFIRNPTPKRGGQLFLQGSRYRGVMFGSLIIDVILSISFAEYVSILW